Proteins encoded together in one Meles meles chromosome 7, mMelMel3.1 paternal haplotype, whole genome shotgun sequence window:
- the ZC3H10 gene encoding zinc finger CCCH domain-containing protein 10: MPDRDSYANGTGSSSGGPGGGGSEEASGAGAGSGGASSDAICRDFLRNVCKRGKRCRYRHPDMSEVSNLGVSKNEFIFCHDFQNKECSRPNCRFIHGSKEDEDGYKKTGELPPRLRQKVAAGLGLSPADLPNGKEEVPICRDFLKGDCQRGAKCKFRHLQRDFEFDARGGGGSGGGSSAGPVPPGRRHDLYDIYDLPDRGFEDHEPGPKRRRGGCCPPDGPHFESYEYSLAAPRGVECRLLEEENAMLRKRVEELKKQVSNLLATNEVLLEQNAQFRNQAKVMTLSSTAPATEQTLAPTVGTVATFNHGIAQTHTTLSSQALQPRPVSQQELVAPTGAPAAPPTNAAPPAAPPPPPPHLNPEITPLSAALAQTIAQGMAPPPVSMAPVAVSVAPVAPVAVSMAQPLAGITMSHTTTPMVTYPIASQSMRITAMPH; this comes from the coding sequence ATGCCTGACCGGGACAGCTATGCCAACGGCACTGGGAGCAGCAGTGGAGGCCCTGGAGGCGGTGGCAGTGAGGAGGccagtggggcaggggcaggcagtgGCGGGGCCAGCTCAGATGCCATCTGTAGAGACTTCCTAAGGAATGTATGCAAGCGAGGCAAGCGTTGCCGCTATCGTCATCCAGACATGAGTGAGGTATCCAACTTGGGGGTGAGCAAAAATGAGTTCATCTTCTGCCATGACTTCCAGAACAAGGAGTGTAGCCGCCCAAACTGCCGATTCATCCATGGCTCCAAGGAGGATGAGGATGGTTATAAGAAGACAGGAGAGCTTCCCCCTCGGCTGAGGCAGAAAGTGGCAGCCGGCCTGGGCCTTTCACCGGCTGACCTGCCCAATGGCAAGGAGGAGGTCCCTATCTGCCGTGACTTTCTCAAGGGTGACTGCCAGAGAGGAGCCAAGTGCAAGTTCCGCCACCTGCAACGGGACTTTGAGTTTGACGCTCGGGGTGGAGGAGGCAGCGGTGGCGGCAGCTCAGCAGGCCCGGTACCCCCAGGACGACGTCATGACCTCTATGATATCTACGACCTCCCTGACAGGGGCTTTGAGGACCACGAGCCAGGCCCCAAGCGCCGGCGAGGTGGATGCTGCCCCCCAGATGGCCCCCATTTTGAATCCTATGAATATAGTCTGGCTGCACCGAGAGGCGTGGAGTGCAGGCTGCTGGAGGAGGAGAATGCCATGCTCAGGAAGCGGGTGGAGGAGCTAAAGAAGCAGGTCAGCAACCTGCTGGCCACCAATGAGGTACTGCTGGAACAAAATGCCCAGTTCCGCAATCAGGCCAaggtcatgaccctgagctctACTGCACCAGCGACGGAGCAGACTCTGGCCCCCACCGTGGGCACTGTCGCCACTTTTAACCATGGCATTGCCCAGACTCACACTACTCTCAGCAGCCAGGCTCTACAGCCTCGCCCTGTATCCCAGCAAGAACTGGTGGCCCCCACTGGAGCTCCAGCTGCTCCCCCAACTAATGCTGCACCTCCTGCTgctccaccacccccacccccacacttgAACCCAGAGATCACGCCATTATCAGCTGCTCTGGCTCAAACAATTGCCCAGGGGATGGCACCCCCACCTGTCTCCATGGCTCCTGTGGCTGTATCTGTGGCTCCTGTGGCCCCTGTGGCTGTATCGATGGCCCAGCCCTTGGCAGGAATCACGATGAGCCACACCACCACTCCCATGGTGACTTACCCCATCGCTTCCCAGAGCATGCGTATCACAGCCATGCCACACTGA
- the ESYT1 gene encoding extended synaptotagmin-1, whose protein sequence is MERSPADGSSPSLVDQPSTPSDPSDQPPAAHAKPDLGSGNQPGRPGAAGEAMALLTSFGRRLLVLVPVYLAGAVGLSVGFVLFGLALYLGWRRVREEKERSLRAARQLLDDEERLTAETLYLSHRELPAWVSFPDVEKAEWLNKIVAQVWPFLGQYMEKLLAETVAPAVRGSNTHLQTFTFTRVELGEKPLRIVGVKVHPGRSKEQILLDLNISYVGDVQIDVEVKKYFCKAGVKGMQLHGVLRVILEPLIGDLPIVGAVSMFFIRRPTLDINWTGMTNLLDIPGLSSLSDTMIMDSIAAFLVLPNRLLVPLVPDLHDVAQLRSPLPRGIIRIHLLAARGLGSKDKYVKGLIEGKSDPYALVRVGTQAFCSRVIDEDLNPQWGETYEVMVHEVPGQEIEVEVFDKDPDKDDFLGRMKLDVGKVLQAGVLDDWFPLQGGQGQVHLKLEWLSLLPNAEKLEQVLQWNRGVSSRPEPPSAAILVVYLDRAQDLPLKKANKEPNPMVQLSIQDMTQESKAVYCTNSPVWEEAFRFFLQDPRSQELDVQVKDDSRALTLGALTLPLARLLTAPELTLDQWFQLSSSGSNSRLYMKLVMRILYLDSSEVHFPTVPGTPGAWDLDESPQTGSSVDVPPRPSHTTPESHFGMENVLRIHLLEAQDLIAKDRFLGGLVKGKSDPYVKLKLAGRSFRSRVVREDLNPRWNEVFEVIVTSVPGQELDIEVFDKDLDKDDFLGRCKVSLTAVLNTGFLDEWLTLEDVPSGRLHLRLERLTPRPTAAELEEVLQVNSLIQTQKSAELAAALLSVYLERADELPLRKGTKPPSPYATLTVGDSSHKTKTIAQTSAPVWDESASFLIKRPHTESLELQVRGEGTGTLGSFSLPLSELLVADQLCLDRWFTLNNGQGQVLLRAQLGILVSQHSGVEAHSHSHSSSSLSEEPELWGGLPYSTSSAPELRQRLTHGDSPLEAPAGPLGQVRLTVWYYSEERKLVSIVHSCRALRQNGRDAPDPYVSLLLLPDKNRGTKRKTSQKKRTLNPEFNERFEWELPLDEALRRKLDVSVKSNSSFMSRERELLGKVQLDLAEIDLSQGAAQWYDLMDDKDKGGS, encoded by the exons ATGGAGCGCTCTCCTGCCGACGGCTCCAGTCCCAGCCTCGTGGACCAGCCCTCTACTCCCTCCGACCCTTCTGACCAGCCCCCAGCTGCTCACGCAAAGCCGGACCTGGGTTCTGGGAACCAACCTGGCCGCCCAGGCGCGGCGGGTGAGGCCATGGCGTTGCTGACTTCGTTCGGACGGCGGCTGCTGGTGCTAGTGCCGGTGTACCTGGCCGGCGCAGTGGGACTCAGCGTGGGTTTCGTGCTTTTCGGCCTCGCCCTCTACCTGGGCTGGCGCCGGGTCCGCGAAGAGAAAGAACGGAGCCTTCGAGCAGCGCGGCAGCTGCTGGACGATGAGGAGCGGCTCACGGCGGAAACACTTTATCTGAGCCATCGAGAACTACCTGCCTGG GTCAGCTTTCCGGATGTGGAAAAGGCTGAGTGGCTAAATAAG ATTGTGGCCCAGGTCTGGCCCTTCCTGGGCCAGTACATGGAGAAGCTTCTGGCTGAAACTGTGGCCCCAGCTGTTCGAGGCTCTAACACTCATCTGCAAACATTTACATTTACACGAGTGGAACTGGGTGAAAAG CCATTGCGCATCGTAGGCGTCAAGGTTCACCCTGGTCGGAGCAAAGAACAGATCCTGTTGGATCTGAACATCAG CTATGTAGGTGATGTGCAGATTGACGTGGAAGTGAAGAAATATTTCTGCAAAGCAGGAGTCAAAGGCATGCAG CTACATGGTGTCTTACGGGTGATTCTTGAGCCACTCATAGGGGACCTTCCTATCGTGGGAGCTGTGTCGATGTTCTTCATCCGACGCCCG ACCCTAGATATCAACTGGACGGGGATGACCAATCTGCTGGATATCCCAGGACTCAG CTCCCTCTCTGACACCATGATCATGGATTCCATTGCTGCCTTCCTTGTGTTGCCCAACCGATTATTGGTGCCCCTTGTGCCTGACCTTCATGATGTGGCCCAGTTGCGTTCCCCTCTGCCCAGG GGCATTATTCGGATTCACCTGCTGGCTGCCCGAGGTCTGGGCTCCAAGGACAAATATGTGAAGGGCCTGATTGAGGGCAAGTCAGACCCCTATGCACTGGTGCGAGTGGGAACCCAGGCATTCTGCAGTCGAGTCATTGATGAGGACCTCAACCCCCAGTGGGGAGAAACTTACGAG GTGATGGTACACGAGGTCCCAGGGCAGGAGATTGAGGTGGAGGTGTTTGACAAGGATCCAGACAAAGACGACTTTCTGGGCAG gATGAAGCTGGACGTGGGAAAGGTGCTGCAGGCTGGAGTACTGGACGAT tgGTTTCCTCTGCAAGGTGGGCAAGGCCAAGTTCACTTAAAGCTAGAATGGCTGTCACTTTTGCCAAATGCAGAAAAACTAGAGCAG GTTCTGCAGTGGAATCGAGGAGTCTCCTCCCGCCCAGAGCCCCCATCGGCCGCCATCTTAGTTGTCTATCTGGATCGGGCACAGGATCTCCCT CTGAAGAAGGCGAACAAGGAACCCAACCCCATGGTACAACTGTCAATTCAGGATATGACCCAGGAGAGCAAG GCTGTCTACTGCACCAATAGCCCGGTGTGGGAGGAGGCTTTCCGGTTTTTCCTACAAGACCCTCGAAGCCAGGAGCTCGATGTGCAG GTGAAGGACGACTCCAGGGCTCTGACATTAGGGGCACTGACCCTGCCTCTGGCTCGCCTGCTGACTGCCCCCGAACTCACCTTGGACCAGTGGTTCCAGCTCAGCAGCTCTGGCTCAAACTCCAGGCTCTACATGAAATTGGTTATGAGG ATCTTGTACTTGGATTCATCAGAAGTGCACTTTCCCACTGTGCCTGGGACTCCTGGGGCTTGGGACCTGGACGAGAGCCCCCAGACAGGCAGCAGTGTGGATGTCCCACCTCGACCTTCTCACACTACTCCTGAGAGTCACTTTGGGATGGAG AATGTGCTTCGGATCCATCTATTAGAGGCCCAGGATCTGATCGCCAAAGACCGTTTCCTGGGGGGACTGGTGAAGGGCAAGTCAGACCCCTATGTCAAACTAAAGCTGGCAGGACGAAGCTTCCGGAGCCGTGTTGTTCGGGAAGATCTCAATCCCCGCTGGAATGAGGTTTTTGAG GTGATTGTCACGTCAGTTCCAGGCCAAGAGCTAGACATTGAAGTTTTTGACAAGGACCTGGACAAGGATGACTTTCTGGGCAG GTGCAAAGTGAGTCTCACTGCAGTCCTGAACACAGGCTTCCTTGATGAG TGGCTGACCCTAGAGGACGTGCCATCTGGCCGCCTGCACTTGCGTCTGGAGCGTCTGACACCCCGGCCCACGGCTGCTGAGTTAGAGGAG GTGCTGCAGGTGAACAGTCTGATCCAGACGCAGAAGAGCGCAGAGCTGGCGGCGGCCCTGCTGTCTGTGTATCTGGAGCGGGCGGACGAGCTGCCG CTCCGGAAAGGGACCAAGCCTCCCAGCCCTTATGCTACTCTCACCGTCGGAGACTCTTCTCATAAGACAAAG ACAATTGCCCAAACCTCAGCCCCTGTCTGGGACGAGAGTGCCTCCTTTCTCATCAAGAGACCACACACCGAGAGCCTGGAGCTGCAG GTCCGGGGTGAGGGGACGGGCACACTGGGCTcgttctccctgcccctctcggAGCTACTCGTGGCTGACCAGCTCTGCCTGGACCGTTGGTTTACACTTAACAATGGTCAAGGGCAGGTGCTACTGAGAGCACAGCTGGGG ATCCTGGTGTCCCAGCATTCGGGTGTGGAAGCACACAGCCACAGCCACAGCTCCTCCTCGCTGAGTGAAGAACCGGAGCTCTGGGGAGGACTCCCTTACAGCACCTCCTCGGCCCCGGAGCTGCGGCAGCGCCTGACACACGGGGACAG TCCCCTGGAGGCTCCGGCTGGGCCCCTAGGCCAGGTGCGACTGACCGTCTGGTACTACAGCGAAGAGCGAAAGCTGGTCAGCATTGTTCACAGCTGCCG GGCCCTTCGACAGAATGGACGGGACGCCCCCGACCCCTACGTGTCACTGTTGCTACTGCCAGACAAGAACCGAGGTACCAAGCGGAAAACCTCACAGAAGAAGAGGACCCTAAACCCTGAATTCAATGAACG atttGAGTGGGAACTGCCCCTAGATGAGGCCCTGAGGCGAAAGCTGGATGTCTCTGTGAAGTCTAATTCCTCCTTCATGTCAAGGGAGCGTGAGCTGCTGGGGAAG GTGCAGCTGGACCTTGCTGAGATAGACCTTTCCCAGGGAGCGGCCCAGTG gTATGACCTCATGGATGACAAGGACAAGGGTGGCTCCTAG